From a region of the Daphnia pulicaria isolate SC F1-1A chromosome 1, SC_F0-13Bv2, whole genome shotgun sequence genome:
- the LOC124342163 gene encoding uncharacterized protein LOC124342163, translating into MASGLWKLFKFSVRVGVPATAVYVTTQEGLWGSTEETFLFYKKFEELLPGKEVVISKDQEDKLKEVYEKMQIWSKPDHIPLAVRWNNGVVKAVTFLDSLPEEVKKLIIK; encoded by the exons ATGGCCAGCGGTTTGTGGAAACTCTTCAA GTTTTCTGTTCGTGTAGGTGTCCCGGCTACAGCAGTGTACGTCACCACTCAAGAGGGATTATGGGGGTCAACAGAGGAAACCTTcttgttttataaaaaatttgaagaattgCTACCTGGGAAAGAAGTTGTCATCTCCAAAGATCAAGAAGATAAACTGAAAGAAGTTTATGAAAAG ATGCAAATCTGGTCAAAACCTGATCATATTCCACTTGCAGTCAGGTGGAATAATGGAGTTGTCAAGGCTGTGACATTTCTTGATTCATTACCTGAGGAAGTCAAGAAGCTCATTATTAAGTAG
- the LOC124341196 gene encoding RNA polymerase-associated protein LEO1-like: MAPYKDQESENSGSEDDKSSGSDSDSSGSGSKSEAGSVRSRRSAASRSGSSSRSAQSPDQARSRSASAESRSGSEVNGDGDLVLDERKSRSRSQSGSRSRSSSSSSSARSASHHSDEEKGGKDTAQSSPSHEETKKKIKRIIDSDADSASDSDAGGKSSKVASPTAEALFGENVDMSSEDDDDDDGNKPTQKLPEKAASEADRDSIPDRRSPDEMEQDDEFGGRDNEKEKEPEEPVPETRIEHELPYIRADVGSEFHFVKLPNFLSVEPRPYDPETYEDELEEEETLDEEGRARLKLKVENTIRWRTAFDKEGNAFKQSNARMVKWSDGSLSLHLGSEIFDVYRQPLQGDYNHLFIRQGTGLQGQAVFRTKLTFRPHSTDSFTHRKMTKSLAERSTKTSSIKIIGVFGADPEANRGEKIKKEEERLRASVRRESKQKRVRERTATGRGMSGGYLEPDREGYEDSEDEGGISLTAIKNKYKRGGPRDASHQRPPIYSSEEDASDIEDRKAKKLERAKALPDEDDNDDDDEAGGSGSKVRVVSSSSEEDSD, translated from the exons ACGATCAGCAGCTTCCAGATCAGGCAGTTCTTCAAGGTCTGCTCAAAGCCCAGATCAAG CCAGGAGTAGAAGCGCCAGTGCTGAAAGTAGATCAGGAAGTGAAGTAAATGGTGATGGAGATTTGGTGCTGGATGAGAGAAAGAGTAGAAGTCGAAGTCAAAGCGGAAGTAGGAGCAGGAGTTCATCTAGCTCCAGCTCAGCAAGATCAGCCAGCCATcattctgatgaagaaaagGGTGGTAAAGACACAGCTCAGTCATCCCCATCACATGAAGAGACTAAAAA GAAAATCAAGCGCATCATAGACAGCGATGCTGATTCGGCTTCAGATTCAGATGCCGGGGGTAAAAGTAGTAAAGTGGCGAGCCCTACTGCCGAAGCCCTTTTTGGTGAAAATGTCGACATGTCATCtgaggatgacgacgacgatgatggcAACAAACCCACCCAAAAACTACCCGAGAAAGCCGCCAGTGAAGCTGATAGAGACAGCATTCCTGATCGTCGATCGCCCGATGAAATGGAACAGGATGATGAATTCGGAGGCCGTgataacgaaaaagaaaaggaaccaGAAGAGCCCGTTCCAGAGACGAGAATTGAGCATGAGCTGCCATACATCCGTGCTGACGTAGGCAGTGAATTCCACTTTGTCAAGCTGCCCAATTTCTTGTCGGTTGAGCCGCGACCTTATGACCCCGAAACCTACGAAGACGAGctggaagaagaggagacCCTCGACGAAGAAGGTCGAGCCCGCCTCAAACTCAAAGTTGAAAACACAATCAGATGGCGAACGGCTTTTGATAAAGAGGGAAACGCCTTCAAGCAAAGTAATGCCCGGATGGTTAAATGGTCAGACGGCTCACTTTCCCTCCATCTTGGCTCTGAAATTTTCGATGTTTACCGACAACCCCTGCAG GGAGATTACAATCATTTGTTCATTCGGCAAGGTACTGGTCTACAGGGCCAGGCTGTCTTCCGCACCAAATTGACTTTCCGACCTCACTCCACCGATTCATTCACCCATCGAAAGATGACCAAGTCTCTTGCCGAGCGTTCCACCAAGACGTCTTCTATTAAGATCATTGGGGTTTTCGGTGCGGATCCTGAGGCCAACCGTGGAGAGAAGATCAAG AAAGAGGAAGAACGGTTGAGAGCTTCAGTGAGACGCGAGTCGAAACAAAAACGCGTCCGTGAACGAACAGCTACCGGCCGTGGCATGAGTGGCGGTTACTTGGAGCCCGATCGCGAAGGCTACGAAGACTCTGAAGATGAAGGTGGAATCTCTTTGACAGCGATTAAAAATAAGTACAAACGGGGAGGACCTCGAG ATGCATCACATCAAAGACCACCCATCTATTCTTCTGAAGAAGATGCTTCAGACATAGAAGACCGTAAAGCGAAGAAACTGGAACGTGCCAAAGCACTGCCGGATGAAGATGAtaacgatgatgatgacgaggcAGGTGGCAGTGGTAGCAAGGTGAGAGTAgtatccagcagcagcgaagAGGACAGCGATTAA
- the LOC124341700 gene encoding aspartate aminotransferase, cytoplasmic-like, giving the protein MATSKFANVESAPPIEVFALNKAYVDDTFPQKVNLGVGAYRTDEGKPWVLPVVRQMEQQLAADETLNKEYLPVLGFEPLASAATRMLLGSDSPSLKEGRATGIQCLSGTGALRVGAEFLAHIGKHTVVYSSNPTWGNHSLVFLSAGFSTYKSYRYWDAAKKALDFDGLIEDLRNAPANSVILLHACAHNPTGVDPTQDQWKQIADLIEERGLFPFFDSAYQGFASGDLDRDAWAVRYFDSRGFEMVCAQSFAKNFGLYNERVGNLTFVAKDRAVIEPVRSQITLLVRANYSNPPNHGARIVGTVLNNPALTEQWKGHIKTMADRIISMRHGLRERLEKMETPGTWNHITDQIGMFSFTGLGPLAVDKLIAEHHIYLLKGGRINMCGLNTGNIDYVAKCIHEVVTTTQEASL; this is encoded by the exons ATGGCTACTTCGAAATTCGCCAATGTGGAAAGTGCTCCTCCAATTGAAGTATTCGCTTTAAATAAAGCATATGTGGATGACACTTTTCCTCAAAAAGTAAATCTTGGTGTTGGAG CATACAGGACAGATGAGGGGAAACCATGGGTTCTTCCAGTTGTCCGTCAAATGGAGCAGCAACTAGCAGCTGATGAAACCCTAAACAAGGAATACCTTCCTGTTTTAGGATTTGAACCTTTGGCCAGTGCAGCAACTCGCATGTTGCTTGGTTCCGACTCTCCTTCTCTGAAAGAAGGGAGGGCTACAGGCATCCAGTGCTTAAGTGGAACTGGAGCTTTACGTGTAGGAGCTGAATTTCTTGCCCATATTGGAAAGCATACTGTTGTATACTCATCCAATCCCACCTGGG GAAATCACAGTTTGGTGTTTTTAAGTGCTGGATTCTCAACCTATAAATCCTACCGTTATTGGGATGCAGCAAAGAAAGCTTTAGATTTCGATGGTTTGATTGAAGATTTGCGTAATGCTCCTGCCAATTCCGTCATTTTACTTCATGCGTGTGCTCACAATCCCACTGGAGTAGATCCTACCCAGGATCAATGGAAGCAAATTGCTGATTTAATTGAG GAGCGTGGATTGTTCCCTTTCTTCGACTCAGCGTACCAAGGTTTCGCTTCCGGAGACTTGGACCGCGACGCCTGGGCTGTCCGATATTTTGATTCTCGTGGATTTGAAATGGTCTGCGCTCAGTCATTCGCTAAAAACTTCGGACTctaca atgagcgagttggcaATTTGACTTTCGTTGCCAAGGATCGTGCAGTCATCGAACCCGTTCGCTCGCAGATTACTCTTTTAGTCCGTGCCAACTATTCCAATCCCCCTAATCATGGTGCCCGTATCGTTGGCACAGTGCTAAACAACCCTGCTTTGACCGAACAATGGAAAGGCCACATTAAAACAATGGCCGATCGCATTATTTCCATGCGCCATGGTTTGAGGGAACGCTTGGAGAAAATGGAGACACCTGGAACGTGGAACCATATTACAGACCAAATTGGAATGTTCTCTTTCACAGGACTTGGCC CTCTTGCAGTTGACAAGCTGATTGCGGAGCATCACATTTACTTGCTCAAGGGTGGTCGAATCAACATGTGTGGATTGAATACTGGTAACATTGATTACGTGGCCAAGTGCATCCATGAAGTGGTCACCACTACCCAAGAAGCCAGTCTTTAA